DNA sequence from the Salvelinus sp. IW2-2015 linkage group LG37, ASM291031v2, whole genome shotgun sequence genome:
ggttctcaatcagaaacaatgatagacagctgcctctgattgggaaccacaccaggccaaacacatagaaatacaaaacaaggacaacatagaacaccagacatagaatacccacccaaactcacgccctgaccaaccaaaatagagacataaaaaaatctccaaggtcagggtgtgacagtgtgtCCAATCATTTCATGAAACAAATAACACTCTTTGTAAGGAGGTCATAAGTTATGTAATACTATCAACACACATGCAtccatttttcttttgttttctacaaacagtaaaaaaaataataatattcacagCACCCGACAAACAACACTTCGCAAAACAAAATGCCCACTACACAACACATCCCCAAAGTGATCAACATATGGTTACCAAATTTCGTCAAACActtccgttttttttatttaattttataatATATAAAATCTTAAGGTACAGTATGCAGCTAGATAGTTCAGTCCTCCAGTTTGCTATTAATGGTGAATATGAGGCTTTTCAATTGATGGCTATACAGACCTTGACAACATAGCTTTCTCTGAGATGAAtcacaaatatttacatatccCAACAGACAGACCGTGGAGATGGAGGGATATACATTCCCAGTGACAAGGAAataggacatacagtacatgaccccAAAATGGTGTCAGTTTATCACAGGACCACAGCATATGTAATAGTATTCCTTTGTGCATCTCCAACAGAGATGTGACATTTCTGGGtgcattatactgtatgtgttatggcaGGAGTGTAAAAAAGTCCTATGAATGATCTTAAATTGCAGTCATTTATGTCTTAGGTTGTAAGAGCAGGTATGAACATTTTTACATCTCTGTGACCAATGGTTCTCCTCAATTTCTTCCTTTAGATCTGCTTCCCCTTTGTTTCCTTATAGGTTCTGATCCATCAGTTAAGAGTTTCAATCAACCCTTGATATAACTTGGCAATCAATTTATTTGGCCTAGCAGCTTCTTTCAGTATTTCTTCTACGCTAGATGCCttaggtgtcacgttctgaccatagttcttgtgtgttttgcttgttttagtgttggtcaggacgtgagctgggtgggcattctatgttgtgtgtctagtttgtctgtttctatgtttggcctaatatggttcRcaatcagaggcaggtgttttgtgttgtctctgattgggaatcatatttaggtggcttgttttgtgttggggattgtgggtggttgtttcctgtctctgtgttttctctgcaccagctaggactgtatcggtttgccacattttgttattttgtaagtgttcacagtttcgtattaaacatgttgagcactggctacgctgcgtgttggtccgatccctgctacactctctcttctagtgaagagagggaaggctgccgttacattaGGTTCATCCAGATTCTGTTGAAGTGATTAAATAAGATTTCGGAGTTGTAGGAACTTAAAGAAATCGGCCTGGATTAATCCAAATATTTATTGTAATTGACTGTGTGACAGTAGATATCCATCATAGTATGTTAAAAATTCATGATGCCACTTTGGAATCAGGACTTTAAGGTGCTGTCATTAAACACCTGAGGTAAATTGGGATTATTCCAAATACGAATGGAATTGGCTGTTTTTCAATCAAAACAATATATCAATGACATAAAGAATTAGGCTATGATTTCTGGCATACAATATGTTTTTTCGCACCTGTAGATTCACAAATGCCAGCATagctctttctctgtgttttacagtcttatttattttattttatatatggcAACCCCAGCCCTCTTTCTCGCCATGtgaccctccctctctcattgttttattgtcTCAAGTGGGCAAGCAGGTGGAGCATTAAAATAGTCCTGCCTCTTTAAGTGTTTTTCAGTTCATAAAACAACTTCAATGTAATGTGGAACTTCATCACTCTCGAAAGTTCCCTCTCTCATTGTCTCAAGTGGGCGGGTAGGCGGAGCAAACAGGCTCTTATGTCAGTGTTAGGTCCGGGCATCTTGCCCATATTCTCCCAACGTTGGGTAATGGGTTCATACCGGTGAACCAGTCTGGTCTCCCTGTAGTCCTCTTGACAGTATCCTCCCAGCACATAGAGCTTCCCCTCCAGAACCACAGAGGCTGCTCCAACATGGGGGATGGCCAGGGGCGTGAGGGCACTCCAGGAGTCACTAACGGTGTCGTAGACCTCACAGGCCAGCTGGTCGGTGTAGAACGTACGTAGGTTACACACCCCTCCAACCACACAGAGACTACCACCACCATGATGCAGGACCTCCATACAGTGCTGGGCCCGATCCTGGCTCATCTCTGCCCGGTAGGTAGTTCCTCTCTCAGGATGGTACAGGAACATGGACGTCAGACACTGGTACCTGCAGTCAAACCCCCCTGAGATGAAGATCTCTCCATCCAACAATGTGGCAGCATGGCCACTCAGGGCCTGGTCCAGAGGCTTGGCATAGCTGGAGATTGGCAATGGTTGGTAAGAGGTTGGCAATGGTACTGATTCAGAACAATCACGAATGGTTCAAATTGAGAGCGCTATTGTTGAATTGAGTCAAAATTATATGCTGCTCTTACATTCTTCTGCATGTGTCCCAAAAACGTTTTATTTTAAAAGTCTGTTTAATATACTTTCCTGTTTAATAGAACCTCATGGAAGAAAGAGTATTATCTTACCTCCAGGTGTCAGATACGGGGCTGTAGTCCTCCACACTGTCCAGGTTGGTATTCATGTCCATGTCTCCTCCGATGGCGTAGAGACGATCACCCCGCACCACCACCGAAAAGTTACTTCTGTACTCCTGCATGTCAGCCAACCTCTGCCAGCTGTCCTGCATTGGgtcatacctgtgtgtgtgtgtgtgtgtgtgtgagataaagATAAAGAGATAACATTTTCAGAAAATCCCTAAGCTCAGCCTCCTCAATGATAAGAAACATACATTTTCTACATCAAAAAAAGCAACATGTATTGTTAAAACAACTGGTCTTAGACCTCTTCATACCTGTATACCGATTTCAGCGTATCAGTCTTTGTGTAGAACTCACACCCTCCGATCACATAAAGCCGCCCCTCCATCACCCCCACCCCGTGTCTAAACCTGGGCTTCTCTGGTATCTCTCCCAGAATCCTCCAGTCCATGGCCTTCACCAGGCCTGTTCCGGTGCGGAGGGAGTTAGCGAACCACAGCTGCCTGCTGGGAAGCCGTTTCCCCAAGTCAGGATCCAGCTGGTCGCCTCCGACCAGAACCAGGGCGTCTTTGGGCCGTCGGACCCGGCACTGGTCCTGGGTCTCGGGAAGACTGAAGCCAAACTCTTTGAGGGCTGAGCCGTACAGATCCACCTgtagtaataataaaaataatacatttatttataatgagctttttaaaaaaacaaattgcTGTATGTGTCATGTGTATTATACACTATCTGTTATATGTCTTAATATACAGCAGAATTCCTCAAGACTATTTCCCTATACAATCAAAGTTTATCGTGTTATATTGTATTGAGATACAGTTGTATCATAACGTATTGTATCTTACCTCTGTGTCGCTGCTGCACTCCATGCGCAGGTTGATTGCCCTGACCTCTCTGAACTCCTTAAAGGTCATGAGCGGGAAGCGGACTCCTGTCATCAGCTCCTGGGCCTGGGCTAGCCTCTCCGCTGGGTCGGCCTCTACCCAGACCACCACGGCCCTGAACACGGCTAGCTCTGAGGGCGCGCAGAGGCCGTCAGAGTGGAGAAAATCCAGCAGTTTATCAGCCGGAAGGTCCAGGAATTTCAGGCTGGTAGACACTTCTTGGAAGTTCCTCAGAACAAAGTCCTCGGCCGCCTCGAGGAGTTCCAGCATCCCATACGCCAGGGCGAAGGAGGCCACGTCCAGACATGAGTGGGCATCCATTTCCTGTTCCAGGAAATCGAGGCACAGCGAGAGGGTGGGCTGGAACTGGAGCTGCAGGGCTGTGCAGGTGATCTCAAAGACACACCCCCAGCTGAGGGAGAGGGACCCGCTGTAGGAACAGCCAATCAGGGCCTCAAGCTCAGAGGCCTCCAGGAAGGGAAGGGCCACACAAGGCTGCTGTGATTCCCTCATCCCGCTGGTAAACATTCCCCGGAAGTAGTCACTACTGGCAGCCAGGAGCACTCTGTGGACTTGAGTCAGGAGAGGGAGGAATGTTCATCATCTGATTTCAGCATCAGCAGTATCATCAAAACCTCTTTAGAATCATTAttattaccatcatcatcatcatcatcatcaccattgtTATCATCAAGTTACTCCTAAACAGAATACTGGGACTACTCCAGCTTGATCCACGGCAAACCCCCATAAAACCACAAACATTGAATCCTCTATCATTCTACAGTACATAGTCGTGATGTATTTTGACTTCAGTCTACTCACCATGGAATGACGTTCCTCCAACCTCCAGCTCCACATCACAGCCCACTCTCTCTGCCCACAGCTCTCTGATGGACTGAAGACTGACCTTCATCTGTTCTTCAGCAGAgatcttcttctcttctgccctcttctctactcccttcttcatcttctcctcctcttcactgcAGAGTTCTAGAACTCTGGGGACCCCTAGTGTTGTAGCTGCAGTCTGTATCTGGgccagtgtgtgtctgttcagWGCTGCTAASGCRCCAGTGTAGGCAAACTCCAGCACCCCTGCCAGCCCCACAAGCCCCACCTCATGACCCAGACTGATGAATATCTCTGTCTTTATGTCCATGTCAACAtctctcctcaccttcctcttctccatctcttcatccctctcttgcAGTCTCTGGTGGACAAGGGTGCTCACAGCAGCCAGGACAGGGGAGTGTGCATAAAGACGCTGCCCATCCTCAGTGCTCAGAGTCAggtcagtgaggagagaggagtccCTGAGCTGCTCCAGACCCTGGAAGACCTCTTTAGGATAGGTATGTCTGTAGAATGTACGAACATTCTCTTCATCTCCCagtccttccctcctctcctctgacacttcctcttcttcttcctcttctccctggcTTGCCGTACTGTTGTTCCTCTTCTTGACCCTTGctccctctttttcctttctCCTCGTCACGCCCATCCGGTTGTTGTTGTAGGCCACAATCCACCTCAGCTTTCGATCGTCTGCTtctacctcttctcctccttcctcaatcacccttctcctcctttccttctctttcctccaccGTTCCTCCCATTCCATGGGCAGGTAACGTCTGGTAAACTCCATGGCTGTTTATGGCTCGAACTTTAGGACTCAGTTAGAGATCGATTCAACTGCTCTTTAGACAACCTCTCTCTCACAGATTATGTAGGCTATGTATATGTTATGCTAACTATCTACTGCTATACACATAGCCCAGATCTaacctttctccccttctctctcaaccacactctctctttctttctccactcAGATACTTTATGTgcgtctctctctcattttttctctctctctgtctctttctctttgtatctctttctctctcaccttttctgtctctctttctctctctctcgttctctctcactgtctctgtctctctatttttctctctcgctcgctctctctctctctcctctctcactctgtctttcactctctctttctctcactaactctctcactctcactctctctctctctctctctctctgtctctttttctctctgtctatttctctctctgtctcagactcCTACACTCTTTCTGATTTTGATCTCACACACGTTCACAGGCTAGGCTTCAGACGTAAACAAGAATTCTATTCATAGCTACTAGGTCAAGGGGATTATGTTTTAATAAACTCTGGGTCTGCTTACAGGATCATATGAAGTGTAGTCAGGCTGTTGGAAAGTATAGTGGGTCAAGAGAAAGTCAccaaaagagacaagaaagtgaCCAAACTGTGTGTTAGGTCACGTAAAAGTGTAGTGGATCACATGAAAGTTGGTCACAAAAGGTGTAGAAGGCCTAAGTGACATGAAAGTGTTGTTGGtcacaatatattttttgtaaggCCTTAGCTGGGTTACAATGAGAATGCATCCCAGATTTATCAGGCCTGGTCAATGGCTCCTACCTGTAAATGTAGTATAACATATACTATCAATGAAGCACTTGGAGGTTAATGCCCTGGCCAAGGAGGTACTGTGTAGATATGACTTATTTTTCTGTAGAACTTCCTTAAACAACCAGTACTTCATGGGACATACGGTTCATTGTTAATCATTGTTAGTGCCATATGCAAACAAAATATTGGTGAGTGTTGTATATATTGTCAGTAAATGCAAGTCAAATTCTCTAAATATGTAAGACATTTGAGATGTCACTGAAATGCAGCCTGTTACAATACACACAGGTGAGGTATTCAGACTTCCATTCAGTTCACAGATTATACAGATAaaatcacaaacacacatcccTCTCTTTAAGTGATTCAGACTCTGAACACTCTGTCTATTTGACTTTGGGCACACACATTTACAGGCTAGGGTTCAGACGTAAACAACAATCTATTCATAGCTACTAGGTCAAGGGGATTCTGTTTGGAGAGACTCGTGGTCTGGACCAGCATACAGTATCATTACAATCTAAGACTAGAGACAAAAACATTAGGACTTATGAAGTGTAGTCAGCCAGTGGGCCAGGAGAAATGAATGTAGGTCACAAGGACATTCAGTAACAGAAATGTGTCATAGGTCGCAAGAAAATGTAGTGGGTCAAAACAAAGGGTGCTGTATGCCTGGTCACCATTGTCTCATGTCAGAGCATCGGCCGTCTGCACTGTTCTGTCTGATAACTCGTGAACGCCCTTGGGATAGCTGGAAGTTCAGCTGCAATATGCTGTCCTAACTTTCGAAAATGTTACCAAGGTGACATCGTCCACTGAACCCCCTTTCATCCTCAAAAGAGTCAGAGTTAATCTGGCCAAAAACAATAAACCTGTAGCTAATATTGATGTTTTTTATCCAGTTCTACATCTTGCTAAGGTGTTTTGTGGTTCTAGAATAAGTATTTATGAAATTGAAAATGTGCATGAATTATGAAACATTTTTAGGGGTCTGAAATGTGCATGAAATGGTATTTTCTTGCTGCTTGCTGGCTGAACCAGTCTCAAATCAATCCATATGAAATGAAAGGCAGGGAAGCTAACAACGCCGGTCCAAACATTCAACGCTGAGTACTCCCTCTTGCTAGCTGGTTCGTGTGATGAAGTTCTAACTAATGTACAAATGCGTTTTCATGATATCTGTTCTGCTGTGATTAGTGCGACGAGTTCTACAGCACAGCAGACtgctctctgtgatgtcatcacggTGGCCAAAGTAACGTGACACCGTGACAGCTGGCAAAGTCAGATACATGCTGATTTCTGAGAACAGTCCTAGAATTTTGGTTCCTTACAACTTCACCAACAAGCTGGAAATCTAGCTTTCGTATGGCGATTTAAAAGAAGCTTGCATTAAGCAGCTAACTGGAGCATGGTTTGCCGTAGCACTTGCCAGTGCGTCATAGCTAAGGAAAGCAGAGTGATTTTCAGAATTAGGAACTAGTGTTAGGGGGATGTGCCAAATCTCAAATTTTAGAGATGAGTTCCACATCCTACAAGAAAGATGGGTTGATGGACGAACGCAGTGTAGGAGTGACGCGATCTGACATAAGACAATGCCCTGGTCACAAGAACATATAGTTGgtcacaatacatttttgaaaggtCTAAGCTGGCTCACAATGTGTGTGCCAATGATGTGGCAGCATCGTCTCTGAATGCATTCTAAGTCCTTAGAGAGACACTTTGGAAGGCCGACCCACTCTTGCGAGGCATACTCCATGATTGGGCAGATGAAGGTCATGTATACCTGTAGTAGGACTTCAGTTGGGAGGCCAGCTCACCTTGCTACACTTATGTAGTTCGTTGTGGGTTTAACCTTTTTTAAGATATACCTGTCATGCTCGACCCAGGACAGGTCAGCTGACATCACTACACCCAGCAGTCGGAAGGACTCCACAAGCCCTTCTGAAGCTGATGACCGTATCCTTGGTTTTCTTTTCATGCACTTGTGTTTGGCCAGGAAGCATTCCTGGGGACAACTCTGTGAGTGTGATGGTCACAACTATGGGGAATGTATGAATGTGTCCCATGACAGATAATGCAATTTATCAGGCCTGATCAATGGCTCCTTCCTGTAAATCAGTGAAGCAGTTGAAGGTTAATGCCCTGGCCAAGGAGATACTGAGTAGATAAGGCTTATTTTTCTGCATAACTTCCTTGAGAATATTGTCTGCACGTGTAATCATAAAATTGTGAattaaaaaataacagaaatgaTAAGATAGTCTGacaatgccatctatttttctcTGGCTTACTTCATTACACATTTGGACTGCAGTGGACAAAGTACAATCTTTATTCACAAGATAGAGACAGTCTCACACTAAAAACAAAGGGGTGGGAGGGGCAGGTGCTTAAAAGCTAATGTGTTCAAATGTattggtatatacagtaccagtcaaaagtttggacacacctactcattcaaggttttttctttattttttactattttctacatcgtagaagagtagtgaatacatcaaaactatgaaataacacatatggaatcatgttgtgttaaacaaatctaaatatattttatattttagattcttcaaagtagccaccctttgccttgatgacagctttgcacactattggcattctctcaaccagcttcacctggaatccttttccaacagtcttgaaggagttcccacatatgctgagcacttgttggctgcttttccttcactctgcggtccaactcatcccaaaccatctcaatttggttgaggttgggtgattatggaggccaggtcatctgatgcagcactccatcactctcattttaggtcaaatagcccttacacagcctggatgtgtgtgttgggtcattgtccttttgaaaaacaaatgatagtcccactaagcgcaaaccagattggatggcgtatcgctccagaatgctgtggtaaacatgctggttaagtgtgccttgaattctaatcacagacagtgtcaccagcaaagcacccccacaccataacacctcttcctctatgcttcacggtgagaacaacacatgcagagatcatccgttcacctgctctgtgtctcacaaagacacagtggttggaaccaaaaatctaaaatttggactaatcagaccaaaggacagatttccaccagtctgatgttcattgctcttgtttcttggcacaagcaagtctcttctatattattatttacgAGGGTACTTATATGAGGGCAAAATACCCTAGACATGATCTGTGCTCATGGCAGATACGACCTAATATTTAACTATGggttgtgtacagtatatacagtggtcATGCTCTGCAAGTCAACACAGAATGAACTTTCAAGTATCTAGGCCTGCTCTTAAAGTTTATCCATCTGTAGAATTGGGGGACTGACTCTGACCCTGCTGCTAGTGTGTCTGTTTGGGACTCTGGAAACCAATGACTTTGTTGCTGACAAGTTTGCTGAGCACCAACCTTTGTTTGTCTACAGAGACACCAGGTGGCTTTCTCAGCTGCACTATGAATTAATGGTGGACATATAGTGCCGTATAACCCTGGCACCACTTTAGAAAGATATATTCCCCAATGTTGAACATGCCTACAACTCAAACACAGGTAGCCATGGTCAAGCCATCTAATGCAATGCATGTCAACTTAACAAATTGACAATTGACTAAAACTTTCAttgattcatttgtttttcaggcaTCTTTGTGACGCCTGTGAGAGGAGTCTATGTCTTCGGATTCTCTGCTTTCAATCATGCCAGTGCACACACCACTGCTATGAGTTTATATCATAATGGGCAAACAATAGTCTCTATCCATGACCAGAAGTCACGGACCACAGATGACTCTTCATTCAACAGTGCCTCCATTCTGAGGGAAGAGGGAGACCAGGTCTACATGCGTCTGTGGGCAAACATGAGGGTCTTTGGTGACCACCTCATTTACAATACCTCCAGTGGTCACCTCCTTTATCTTATGTAAAACCAATGTACTGAGAGATAATAGTAATATTCAACATGTAACACTACATCTTATTGCCAGAATTATATGTACACGGTATAATTTGTATTTACTGTCATTGATTTAGAATTGATCAATAGTCTTAACAGTGGATTAGCTTTAATTCCATacaaatagtatgaataaatgcaAAATGTAAACTAAACTGTATAACCAACCAAATAAAACGATCATTTCTAGCAACTCTCTGGCCACGTGAGTCAAGCTTCCCTTGTGTACACAAACGcaattattgttttgtttatacCTCTCCCCATCAATGTCTTTGGATAATATTTAACCCAGACATGCTTATAAACAAGAGGTaggctacacacagacacatcacagaGGAAAAAGCCTGAGGAATCAATACGGACCTGCAGGTTATATAGTCGTAGATATATCAACTAC
Encoded proteins:
- the LOC111960020 gene encoding kelch-like protein 33 → MEFTRRYLPMEWEERWRKEKERRRRVIEEGGEEVEADDRKLRWIVAYNNNRMGVTRRKEKEGARVKKRNNSTASQGEEEEEEEVSEERREGLGDEENVRTFYRHTYPKEVFQGLEQLRDSSLLTDLTLSTEDGQRLYAHSPVLAAVSTLVHQRLQERDEEMEKRKVRRDVDMDIKTEIFISLGHEVGLVGLAGVLEFAYTGALAALNRHTLAQIQTAATTLGVPRVLELCSEEEEKMKKGVEKRAEEKKISAEEQMKVSLQSIRELWAERVGCDVELEVGGTSFHVHRVLLAASSDYFRGMFTSGMRESQQPCVALPFLEASELEALIGCSYSGSLSLSWGCVFEITCTALQLQFQPTLSLCLDFLEQEMDAHSCLDVASFALAYGMLELLEAAEDFVLRNFQEVSTSLKFLDLPADKLLDFLHSDGLCAPSELAVFRAVVVWVEADPAERLAQAQELMTGVRFPLMTFKEFREVRAINLRMECSSDTEVDLYGSALKEFGFSLPETQDQCRVRRPKDALVLVGGDQLDPDLGKRLPSRQLWFANSLRTGTGLVKAMDWRILGEIPEKPRFRHGVGVMEGRLYVIGGCEFYTKTDTLKSVYRYDPMQDSWQRLADMQEYRSNFSVVVRGDRLYAIGGDMDMNTNLDSVEDYSPVSDTWSYAKPLDQALSGHAATLLDGEIFISGGFDCRYQCLTSMFLYHPERGTTYRAEMSQDRAQHCMEVLHHGGGSLCVVGGVCNLRTFYTDQLACEVYDTVSDSWSALTPLAIPHVGAASVVLEGKLYVLGGYCQEDYRETRLVHRYEPITQRWENMGKMPGPNTDIRACLLRLPAHLRQ